The genomic window CGCAAATATCTGGCTATCTCGACGGCTGTCTCATAGTCTTGCAGAGCCATGCAGATAGGAAGTATCTTTATATCATCGGCAAAAAACTGCATGAACGGTAGTTGAACTTCTATAGAATGCTCATATTGATGGGCGACTGGATCAACCACGATGTTTCGTTCAAGTCTTCTCAGAAGGTCACGATCTAATCGACAAACTCCTAGTGGAGTTTCGAAATCCTCGCTCGAGAGCGCTATTGGGCTCCCTACCGCGTGGTGATTCGGGCCGATTATGATAAACGTTTCTGGAAATCCATCCCTTGCAATTGAAGCATATGCATGCGCAGCAATCGGTCCTGAGAACATATAACCTGCATGAGGGACAACAGCTCCGACAATCCTTCTTTGTCCGGGTCTCGCAACTTGTGGAATCTCGCCTGGACCAAGTGGAGATAAATAGCACTTTCTAATTTCTTCTCTTAGCTCTCTTTCCTTACCGGGATAAAATCTACCGGCGACCGCGGGATATCTCACATTAAAAAAATATGTGAGATGTTATTTCAAAGTTTTGAGGTGATGGCTTTTCACCCACTAATGCGATGCATAGAAACAGCGATTCAAAGAGATGCTTCGAAATCGTCAATGGTCATCTTATAATCTGAATCCCGTTCGATGATCTTTTTTTCTTTGAGCGTTTCTCTTGTGAGCAGCCAGTATACACAAGCTAATGCCCTTCGTCCCTTGTTGTTTGTAGGAATGACGAGATCAACGTTCTTAGTCTCGTTGTTAGCATCGCAAAGTGCAACGATAGGTATCCCGATGCCAAGTGCCTCAGCTAGTGCCTGTTGGTCTGCTGCTGGATCAGTTACAAATAGAACCTGTGGTTCCACATACTGGGGGAGTGCAGGGTTCGTGAAACTGCCAGGTACGAACCGGCCTGGAATTGCCCTAGCGCCGATAGCCTTTGCGAAAAGACTCGAAGGCTTTTGTCCGTACTGGCGAGCTGAGACCACAACTACCGAATCCGCGGGAAAACGGGAAATGAATTTTGCTGCGACCCTTATACGCTTGTCTGTCTGCTTAACATCAAGGACGTAAAGACCATCAGACCTTACCTTGAAGATAAACTGCTTCATATCGGCACTCTTTTGCTGCGTTCCGATGTGAACTCCGGATGTAAGATAGATATCCTCTGGCACAAGAAGCTCATCACTTTTCTCCTCTGGCATTGCAAACCCTCATGTATCTCTCTTAACAGTGATAGGAATAACTCCTTTCTCGAATTCCAGCATAGCGATCTGAATGGGATCGATAACATCCTCGGGAACATTGATAAGAACGGGCGCACCCAGCGAAATCTGCAGAGCTCTTGCTCCTATGATGCGCGCCTTCTCAAATCGTGTGTATTTCATGAGGTCACCATGCCGGGATTTTCCCGATATTGATGGGGGGCTTATAAAGCTTTTGTAATCGATGCCAAAATTATACACTCTTCTGGCTTCATCGATTGAAGGGTTAAAATCGGCGGCGGCTGACATAATGTCAATTCCTCCCTAGCTTTATCTTCATAAATGGGACTAAACCGCCCTTCTCCAAAATATCGATCACGAATCCCGGTAAAGGTTTAAAACAAATAATCATACCATCAGATAAGCGATGAATACGTGCCTCCCTAATATCGATTTCTATTCTATCTCCTTTTTCAAGGCAAGATTGAGCCTCAGGACAAACGATCACAGGAAGACCGATGTTAATCGCGTTTCTAAAGAAGATTCGAGCAAAGCTGGCAGCGACCACGGCACCCACCCCCTTCTCCTTGAGAACAGCTGGAGCTTGCTCTCTGCTCGAGCCACAGCCAAAATTCCGACCTGCGACAATGATATCACCGCGTTCTACCCAAACAGAGAATGCGGGATCTATATCTTCGAAAACATGTAAAGAAAGAGATTTGAGATCGTACTCGTCGAGGTATCTCCCCGGAATGATCAAATCGGTATCGACGTTATCCCCAAACTTCCAGATTCTTCCAGTTAATAACACGTTCACACCCCACGCGGATCCGTAATTTCTCCTTTCAGAGCACTTGCTGCAACCGTCTCAGGACTGGCTAAATAGATCTCC from Methanomassiliicoccales archaeon includes these protein-coding regions:
- a CDS encoding MEMO1 family protein — protein: MRYPAVAGRFYPGKERELREEIRKCYLSPLGPGEIPQVARPGQRRIVGAVVPHAGYMFSGPIAAHAYASIARDGFPETFIIIGPNHHAVGSPIALSSEDFETPLGVCRLDRDLLRRLERNIVVDPVAHQYEHSIEVQLPFMQFFADDIKILPICMALQDYETAVEIARYLREATKEKDVVIIASTDFSHYVPVHIAKTKDMAVINQILALNAKGVYEEVIKRDVSMCGYGPVMVMIEAVGGSNAELLKYGTSGDVHPMMEVVGYAAVTVTK
- the rpsB gene encoding 30S ribosomal protein S2, producing the protein MPEEKSDELLVPEDIYLTSGVHIGTQQKSADMKQFIFKVRSDGLYVLDVKQTDKRIRVAAKFISRFPADSVVVVSARQYGQKPSSLFAKAIGARAIPGRFVPGSFTNPALPQYVEPQVLFVTDPAADQQALAEALGIGIPIVALCDANNETKNVDLVIPTNNKGRRALACVYWLLTRETLKEKKIIERDSDYKMTIDDFEASL
- a CDS encoding DNA-directed RNA polymerase subunit K, which encodes MSAAADFNPSIDEARRVYNFGIDYKSFISPPSISGKSRHGDLMKYTRFEKARIIGARALQISLGAPVLINVPEDVIDPIQIAMLEFEKGVIPITVKRDT
- a CDS encoding 3-isopropylmalate dehydratase small subunit, translating into MLLTGRIWKFGDNVDTDLIIPGRYLDEYDLKSLSLHVFEDIDPAFSVWVERGDIIVAGRNFGCGSSREQAPAVLKEKGVGAVVAASFARIFFRNAINIGLPVIVCPEAQSCLEKGDRIEIDIREARIHRLSDGMIICFKPLPGFVIDILEKGGLVPFMKIKLGRN